A region of Nostoc sp. 'Peltigera membranacea cyanobiont' N6 DNA encodes the following proteins:
- a CDS encoding trifunctional serine/threonine-protein kinase/ATP-binding protein/sensor histidine kinase, whose amino-acid sequence MVSIPGYKVSEELYNGSRTLVYRGYRETDSLPVVIKLLKNPYPSFHELLSFRNQYTIAKNLNSPLIVQTYSLEPYQNGYALVMEDFGGISVKNYFTSPEIRYIASIEEFLRIAIALCNTLDILYRERIIHKDIKPANILINLETKQVKLIDFSIASLLPRETQTLINPNVLEGTLAYISPEQTGRMNRGIDYRTDFYSLGVTFYELLTGELPFKSNDPMELVHCHIAKQPPSVIRDEIPQVISDIVSKLMAKNAEDRYQSALGLKFDLENCLHQLQVDSKINNFEIAQRDVCDRFIIPDKLYGREAEVSTLLQAFERVSLGATEMMLVAGFSGIGKTAVVNEVHKPIVRQRGYFIKGKFDQFQRNIPFGAFVIAFRDLIGQLLTESDPQIQQWKNKILAAVGENGQVIIEVLPELEIIIGQQPPAIELSGTAAQNRFNLLFQKFTQVFTSLEHPLVMFLDDLQWADSASLKLIQLLMTDTSHLLLIGAYRDNEVKPGHPFMLTLSEIQKTQATINTITLTPLSQTKVNQLVADTLKCSEDLAWNLSQLIYQKTQGNPFFATQFLKALYQDGLIQFDFESGCWQCNIAKVKNQAVTDDVIAFIAFQLRRLPPLTQNILQLAACIGNQFDLETLAIVSEQSEIETATDLWKALQEGFILPIGDVYKFYQGEDNDKIVLSNSNINQQLARYQFLHDRVQQAAYFLIAEEEKQATHLKIGQLLLNNTPATEQNENLFEIVNQLNIGKSLVIERSPQIKLAQLNLQAGQKARVATAYAAASEYSNTGIGLLNLPHSQQESCWNIYYDLTLALYELATEAAYLNGDFAQMEQWADVVIQQAKTAVDKMKVYAVKIQGYMAQGKKLEAVKMGLEALELVGVRLPKSPEPSDIQQALTQTVSNLQEKKIEDLINLPLMKDVEKLAATKMLASMFTPTYQAAPALLPLIACELMNLSLNYGNSPFSTPGYVFYGMLLNSVFQDIESCYQFGQLAISLAERFNDLEIKAFVFNVVGSFSTHGKVHVRETLPILWESYESGLEGGNFEYGGISAMLIYKYSYFMGHELTILLGEMASISDALARIKQENPLRWHQASQQSVLNLLNPSENPCSLRGEVFNEEISLPLMKDANDRSGLKCVYLDKLMLCYLFGEYQQAQENALQAELYLDGVQGLMLVPVFHFYDSLAHLAIYPSISSSQQEDILIRVANNQEKMKRWADYAPMNFQHKFDLVAAEQCRILGKKGDATDYYDRAIAFAKEHGYIQEEAIANELAAKFYLNWGKERIAGEYLTQAYYGYARWGAKAKVADLERRYPQLLAPILEKIRSPLSANETVFALGSVSSTGSATSSSSSASVALDLATILKASQTLSGEIELEKLLSALLHLVIENAGADKSVLMLVEESRLLIRGIAQLSSSVTSLQHKEIANVVYPMLLKSEPVEDSVDVPVSLINTVKRSLQPAVIIDATVHPKLINDPYIQQQQPKSILCSPILHQGKLLGVLYLENNLATGAFTSDRVELLNLLCAQAAISLENTRLYERSQQYAQQLEQALNNLQNAQLQIVQSEKMSALGNLVAGVAHEINNPVGCIIGNVCAVQDSINDLFELIDLYNEKFPQPGTEIEEELETIDLEYLRDDLPKLIRAMKDGGDRIKSISKSLRTFSRADSDQKQTFNLHEGIDSTILILRHRLKASETRPAIEVVTKYADIPAINCFPGQLNQVFMNILANAIDALDELNNGRSFAEIKANPNCITIQTSVENEKVKIAILDNGKGMSESVKQKIFDHLFTTKAVGKGTGLGLAIARQIVESTHSGKLSCNSVLGEGTEFIIEIPV is encoded by the coding sequence ATGGTCAGTATTCCCGGATATAAAGTAAGTGAAGAACTCTACAATGGTTCCAGAACTCTGGTTTATCGGGGGTATCGAGAGACTGACTCATTACCCGTAGTCATTAAACTACTGAAAAATCCTTATCCCAGTTTCCATGAACTCTTGTCGTTTCGCAATCAGTACACGATCGCTAAAAATCTCAACTCACCGCTAATCGTCCAAACCTACAGTCTGGAACCCTATCAGAATGGTTATGCGCTGGTGATGGAAGACTTTGGGGGGATTTCTGTTAAAAATTATTTCACCTCACCAGAGATACGATATATCGCATCTATAGAAGAGTTTTTACGAATTGCGATCGCACTGTGCAACACCTTAGATATATTGTATCGGGAGCGGATTATTCATAAAGATATCAAACCTGCCAATATTTTAATTAACCTAGAAACCAAACAAGTTAAATTAATTGACTTTAGTATTGCATCTTTACTTCCACGAGAAACGCAAACACTAATCAATCCCAACGTCTTAGAAGGGACACTTGCTTATATTTCTCCAGAACAAACAGGAAGGATGAATCGGGGAATTGACTACCGCACTGATTTTTATTCTCTGGGTGTGACATTCTACGAATTACTCACGGGAGAGTTACCGTTTAAGTCAAACGATCCGATGGAGTTGGTGCATTGTCATATTGCAAAACAACCTCCTTCAGTTATTAGAGATGAGATACCGCAGGTGATTTCAGATATCGTCAGCAAATTGATGGCAAAAAATGCTGAAGATAGATATCAGAGTGCTTTGGGACTGAAGTTTGATTTAGAAAATTGTTTACATCAGCTACAAGTTGATAGTAAAATTAATAATTTTGAAATTGCACAGAGGGATGTGTGCGATCGCTTCATCATTCCAGATAAATTATATGGACGAGAAGCAGAAGTCTCAACCCTACTCCAAGCATTTGAAAGAGTCAGCCTTGGCGCAACAGAAATGATGCTGGTAGCTGGGTTTTCGGGGATTGGGAAAACAGCGGTTGTCAACGAAGTTCATAAACCCATTGTGCGGCAACGCGGTTATTTTATCAAAGGGAAATTTGACCAATTTCAACGCAACATCCCCTTTGGTGCTTTTGTAATCGCCTTCCGAGACTTAATAGGGCAATTGCTAACTGAAAGCGATCCTCAAATCCAACAATGGAAAAATAAGATATTAGCTGCTGTTGGTGAAAATGGACAGGTAATTATTGAAGTCCTACCTGAACTAGAAATAATTATTGGTCAACAGCCACCCGCGATAGAATTATCAGGAACGGCGGCACAAAATAGATTTAATTTATTGTTCCAAAAATTTACCCAAGTTTTTACTAGCTTAGAACATCCGTTAGTGATGTTTTTAGATGATTTGCAATGGGCAGATTCGGCATCGCTGAAATTAATCCAGTTATTAATGACTGATACAAGTCATCTGCTTTTAATTGGTGCATATCGTGATAATGAAGTCAAACCAGGACATCCGTTCATGTTGACTTTGAGTGAGATTCAGAAAACACAAGCAACGATTAATACAATTACTTTAACACCACTCAGTCAAACAAAAGTCAATCAGTTAGTTGCTGATACCCTTAAATGTTCAGAAGATTTAGCATGGAATCTTTCTCAGTTAATATATCAAAAAACTCAAGGTAATCCGTTTTTCGCTACACAGTTTCTCAAAGCCTTATATCAAGATGGGCTGATTCAATTTGATTTTGAGTCAGGCTGTTGGCAATGTAACATTGCAAAAGTGAAAAATCAAGCAGTTACAGATGATGTAATTGCCTTTATAGCATTTCAATTACGCAGACTACCGCCATTAACTCAAAATATATTGCAACTAGCTGCTTGTATTGGCAATCAGTTTGATTTAGAAACTTTAGCAATTGTTTCAGAACAATCAGAGATAGAAACAGCTACTGATTTATGGAAAGCATTGCAAGAAGGGTTCATTTTACCGATTGGTGATGTTTATAAGTTTTATCAGGGAGAAGATAATGACAAAATAGTGCTGTCAAATAGCAATATCAATCAACAATTAGCCAGATATCAATTTTTACACGATCGCGTCCAACAAGCCGCCTATTTTCTGATTGCAGAGGAAGAAAAACAGGCAACTCACCTGAAAATTGGGCAACTCTTGCTGAACAATACGCCAGCCACAGAACAGAACGAAAACCTGTTTGAGATTGTCAATCAACTCAATATTGGAAAATCCTTAGTTATTGAGCGATCGCCACAAATAAAACTCGCCCAACTCAATTTGCAAGCGGGACAAAAAGCCAGAGTTGCCACAGCTTACGCAGCCGCATCTGAATATTCTAATACAGGTATCGGCTTACTGAACTTACCTCACTCTCAACAGGAATCTTGCTGGAATATCTACTATGACCTCACCTTAGCACTGTATGAACTAGCGACAGAAGCCGCATATCTCAATGGCGATTTTGCCCAGATGGAGCAATGGGCAGATGTTGTCATCCAACAGGCAAAAACTGCTGTTGACAAAATGAAAGTCTATGCTGTCAAAATCCAAGGTTATATGGCGCAGGGCAAAAAGCTAGAAGCTGTCAAAATGGGATTAGAAGCTCTGGAATTAGTAGGGGTGCGTTTACCTAAATCACCTGAACCATCAGACATTCAGCAAGCACTTACTCAAACTGTAAGCAATCTCCAAGAGAAGAAAATAGAAGACTTAATTAATCTACCGTTAATGAAAGATGTCGAGAAGTTAGCAGCTACAAAGATGTTAGCAAGTATGTTTACTCCTACCTATCAAGCTGCACCTGCACTTTTGCCTTTAATTGCGTGTGAATTGATGAATTTATCACTCAACTATGGTAATTCACCTTTCTCTACGCCTGGTTACGTTTTTTATGGGATGCTGCTAAATTCAGTATTTCAAGATATTGAATCGTGTTATCAATTTGGTCAGTTAGCTATCAGTTTAGCAGAAAGATTCAACGATCTAGAGATCAAAGCATTTGTATTTAATGTGGTAGGGTCGTTTTCAACTCATGGCAAAGTTCACGTCAGAGAAACATTGCCTATTCTTTGGGAGAGCTACGAAAGTGGACTAGAAGGTGGAAATTTTGAATATGGTGGAATATCTGCCATGCTTATATACAAATACTCCTATTTTATGGGACATGAACTAACAATACTGTTAGGAGAAATGGCCTCTATTAGTGATGCCCTGGCTCGGATCAAGCAAGAAAATCCTCTACGTTGGCATCAAGCTTCTCAACAGTCAGTATTGAACTTGTTAAATCCCTCAGAAAATCCATGCAGTTTACGGGGTGAAGTCTTCAACGAAGAAATATCTTTGCCACTCATGAAAGATGCTAATGATAGAAGTGGGCTGAAGTGTGTATATCTTGATAAGCTAATGCTTTGTTACCTGTTTGGAGAATATCAACAAGCCCAAGAAAATGCACTGCAAGCTGAACTTTATTTAGATGGGGTACAAGGACTCATGTTAGTTCCAGTATTCCATTTCTATGATTCTTTAGCGCACTTAGCTATCTACCCATCGATATCGTCCTCGCAACAAGAAGATATCTTAATTCGAGTGGCTAACAACCAAGAAAAGATGAAGCGATGGGCAGACTATGCGCCAATGAATTTTCAGCATAAATTTGATTTAGTTGCAGCAGAACAGTGTCGGATTCTGGGTAAAAAAGGTGACGCAACAGACTATTACGATCGCGCGATCGCATTCGCCAAAGAACATGGTTACATCCAAGAAGAAGCCATAGCCAACGAACTAGCAGCTAAATTTTATCTCAACTGGGGCAAAGAGCGCATAGCTGGGGAATATCTTACTCAAGCCTACTATGGCTATGCTCGTTGGGGCGCTAAAGCTAAAGTCGCCGACTTGGAACGACGCTATCCCCAACTGCTTGCTCCGATCTTAGAAAAAATCCGTTCTCCCCTCTCAGCTAACGAAACTGTCTTCGCTTTGGGGAGTGTCAGCTCTACCGGTTCAGCTACTTCCAGCAGTAGCAGTGCCTCTGTAGCTTTAGATTTAGCTACCATTCTCAAAGCTTCTCAAACCCTTTCTGGTGAAATCGAACTCGAAAAACTACTTTCAGCTTTGCTACATTTGGTCATTGAAAATGCTGGAGCAGATAAGTCTGTGTTGATGCTTGTAGAAGAAAGTCGTCTACTGATTCGGGGGATAGCACAACTTTCTAGTAGCGTCACATCATTACAGCACAAGGAAATTGCCAACGTCGTTTACCCAATGTTGCTTAAATCGGAGCCTGTTGAAGACTCTGTTGACGTGCCAGTTAGCTTAATTAATACTGTCAAACGCAGCTTACAACCAGCAGTGATTATTGATGCCACAGTGCATCCAAAATTAATCAACGATCCGTATATTCAGCAACAGCAGCCCAAAAGTATCTTGTGTAGTCCGATTTTGCATCAGGGTAAGTTGCTTGGCGTGTTGTATTTGGAGAATAATTTAGCAACTGGAGCATTTACAAGCGATCGCGTCGAACTCCTCAACTTACTTTGCGCTCAAGCAGCCATTTCCCTAGAAAATACCCGACTTTATGAGCGATCGCAGCAATATGCCCAACAGCTAGAACAGGCATTAAACAATCTGCAAAATGCCCAACTCCAAATAGTCCAAAGTGAAAAAATGTCTGCACTCGGTAACTTAGTCGCCGGGGTAGCCCATGAAATTAACAATCCCGTTGGCTGTATTATTGGCAACGTTTGTGCTGTCCAAGATTCCATCAATGACCTATTTGAGTTGATTGACCTCTACAACGAGAAATTTCCCCAACCTGGGACTGAGATTGAAGAAGAATTAGAGACAATCGACCTGGAATATTTACGGGATGATTTACCCAAGTTAATTAGAGCCATGAAAGATGGTGGCGATCGCATCAAGTCTATCAGCAAGAGTCTCCGCACTTTCTCCCGTGCCGATAGCGACCAAAAACAAACCTTCAATCTCCACGAAGGCATTGATAGCACCATCTTGATTTTACGCCATCGCCTCAAGGCTTCGGAGACTCGTCCAGCCATTGAAGTTGTCACCAAATATGCTGATATCCCAGCGATTAATTGCTTTCCTGGTCAATTAAATCAGGTATTTATGAATATTCTTGCTAATGCTATTGATGCTTTAGATGAATTAAATAATGGTCGGAGTTTTGCAGAAATTAAAGCCAATCCTAACTGCATTACCATTCAAACATCGGTCGAAAATGAAAAGGTAAAAATTGCCATTCTGGATAATGGTAAGGGGATGAGTGAGTCAGTAAAACAAAAGATTTTTGACCACTTATTTACTACTAAAGCTGTCGGAAAAGGTACGGGATTGGGATTGGCGATCGCACGGCAAATCGTCGAATCAACTCACAGTGGTAAATTAAGTTGTAACTCGGTTTTGGGTGAGGGTACAGAATTTATCATTGAAATCCCGGTATAG